DNA from Onthophagus taurus isolate NC chromosome 2, IU_Otau_3.0, whole genome shotgun sequence:
tgacattttgaacaaacagcagattatttaatttttctaaatatcatctacaaaattctaatcttagattgacatctcctgcacgtaaataatgagttaggctcgctttgtatggtttatacatatttttctttcatattcggaaGCAGCggtttttgggtcagacgtcttgttcaatttctctgcaagatgttgatggatttatcgcaagtgaagccaacacattgacttcatcctcttgcaggccattttggtatgtttttgcacgtggtttggggatggaccaaaaatctattaaattttctgctaaccggctgaaggttcttacgtgcggttgtcttctttcagaataccttgtgaaatataattccgcggctaacgtcgcattcttatctgataacatatagcattccatcatgttacattttcataattttcgaagttcattgtaaagttttatttagttttgttatactttgacacctaacatgctggtgcatcaTACCAGctcataatgccagagttgttatcgaatttttaaatacaaactttggcaattatttgatacattatgttccatcatagtatgtatggttatcaccatagcaacattaacttttaaatacatacattatgtttagatagaacaaaatgaatttttgttaattattcaataactataagaaatatgccccacaaactatatatatttgttatcagaagaaaataacaaattattttaggtcatagccaactatggtttccatttaaaaaaataaagttacgtcaaaaatttcgaaaataaaaaatgggaaaaaaattctacctacgccactgaattcttcgtaaaaagttgcccatataatgttttatttataatactccatctttgataataagtgagatattcgcgattgtcgttttcgcataattttcagtttttgccgataggacgaaaacaaaagacgatagctgttcggagttttcggcattagcattttctcgaaaaacgagatcatgacatgtaagctactttttttctatctcttttagtttcggagatagcctatgcggacatcgaaattgggacaccctgtacaatgtagcatcttttatttttttgcgctaaaactattatttttaaggaaaaaaccaaagagacaaaaaagtagcaataatgaataagctttacaacccatattttttatgttaatattcaatggcgttaaaaagttgttataataaaatcaaagggGTTGCGAATTTCATGAACCATTctgtatatatattatttatatatatgttGTTGTGGTCGATGCAAAATACATAAATGGCATTAAAAAGCCGAGATACACAGTTCTTCCTTAGACAAAAGTTGCAGGAAAATTACCACACTATaaacggaaaatatttttatacatacaggGTATTCCATAACGATGTACCGAAATACacatatgttattttaaatggaatgatatagtttttattacacacaaaaatatgttaacTTTGATAAGATATGTTGATACTTAgtgcttttaatttttgagttattttaattagaaactttttttagcAATTAACACTGTGTCCTTTATATCTGAATTTCTTGACGACTGATTGAgatagaaagttaaaatttgtaacagTTGCTGCTTGGATATCCTTAAATAGAGCGCCATCGGTCTACGTTATACAGAGTGTTCAAAAATATAGCTACTGTTTTACCATATTCAATTGcaaaaaagtcgaaaattttaaatggaacaccccatatttGATTAGCATTAGTACATGTCCCTGTAGGCCTTTTATGGCCATGTAGTGGCCATAAATCAAAATCATGCAAAGAATGGCAAATCTTGTGCCATGAAATAAGACCATGAAAATGTATATGCATGAATAAGTTAAAatctatatatttttgctATAGTTGCCTTCCTTTCACTTCCTTGCCCGAGTATTTTCTAAATATTCATGACTTTATGTTTCAACTCTGAGTTTTCTGCTAGCTTTATCTTCTCCACCATTCTCTCCGTCACTTCTTATCAACCGTCAAACGTCAGTTTCTTTCTCTTAGAGAACCAATATCATACTTAATAATGCTCAGTTTATATTTTATGGCAAAATACGATTATATTTCAAGGTACAGatatagttaaaaaaaattgtggtaACTCATACTTATAAAGCTTATCTTAGAGCAATATTTAGGAGCTGGTGCTTTAGCCTTATTGTTTCTTGTACTTATAACGCTTTCTCTGCAACTCGTCTCTTTTTCGGCCTTCTCCTATCACCGCCAATATGTAACTTCACCATCTTGCACTAAAATCACATCATATCATCCACTCTTTGcgaattaattcaaaattactttaaaataaagtaatactttattattaccatttttgcaaaatcttaataatatttaatcttaaaagttgtattttttttctaatttagtATTGAAGATGACTTTATTACATGGAAAGACCGTTTTTGGCCAGCTGTATGCGAATTCTTCGGAATCGAATCAACTGGAGAAGATGTTAACGTCCGTCAATACAGATTACAAGAATTTCCAGTAAATATTCCCGATCGTGTATTCACTGGTGAAATGGCAAGAatacattcattaaaaaatcaaagatCGTAAGTTACATTTTGAAcccttttaattataaaaattaatttttactttaattttcttaGTCCATTTGATGCTAAAAATCCGTATTTAGCCGAAGTTGTCGTTAACAGAGAACTCCATAAAAACACGAGTGATCGTTCTTGCATGCACAttgaatttgatattgaaGGTTCAAAAATGCGATATGATACTGGCGATCATATTGGGGTTTATCCGGTTAACAacgaagaattaattaataaacttgGCAAACTTACCGATAAAGATTTGGATACGAtcttttctttgataaatacCGATGAAGAATCAAGTAAAAAACATCCATTCCCGTGTCCTTGTTCATATAGAACCGCATTGACTCATTACGTTGATATAACGATGAATCCAAGAACTCACGTCTTAAAAGAATTAAGTGAATACTGCTCAGATCCTgcggaaaaagaaaaattaaaacttatgGCTTCCACTACTCCTGAAGGAAAAGCTCTCTACCACCAATGGATTATTGATGATAACCGTAATATCGTTCATATTTTAGAAGATTTACCTTCGTGTAAACCAGCTTTGGATCATCTTTGCGAATTGTTACCTCGTCTTCAACCAAGatattattcaatttcttcttcgcCAAAACTTCATCCAAATACCGTTCATATAACAGCGGTTCTTGTTGAATACGAAACTCCCACGAAACGTATTAATAAAGGTGTTGCTACAACATGGTTAGCCAAGAAAAAACCGAATATGGATGTAAACATGACTGTACCagtttttataagaaaatccCAATTTAGATTACCTCCAAAACAACAAATGCCTATTATCATGGTTGGTCCAGGAACTGGATTTGCTCCATTTAGAGGATTTATACAAGAACGaagttttatgaaaaattttggaaatactATTGGGGAAACCATTCTTTATTTCGGTTGTAGAAAACGAGaagaagattttatttatgaagaggAATTAATGGAGTATGAGAGAGATGGAGTGATAAAATTACATTGTGCCTTTTCAAGAGATCaacctaaaaaagtttatGTACATCATTTAATGGAACAGAATGCTGATGAACTTTATAGGATTATTGTTGAGGAAAATGGACACTTTTATATTTGTgggtaagtattttttttaaatcatattgaaattttaagtaataattgatttttcatcTTAGTGATGCTCGGCATATGGCAAACGATGTCCGTAACGTGgttattaaagttttgatgCAAAAAGGTAACATGTCAGAACAAGAAGCTGCAGCATACCTGAAGAAAATGGAAACGCAAAAGAGATTATCAGCGGACGTTTGGAgttaatttaagtaataattacgtttagattttttttttctaaaaataatttatatgaaatgtTACCAATCTTTTGGTAACCacgctttttttttgttgtcttGCATTGTCGGTGTTTGCCATCATAATAATCAATACGACAAGgtgataaacattttttaattgattaagaGCACCTCCTCTTTCaatatttcttcttcaaacataaaaaacaatacccaCCTTAATAGTAACAATCaatactttttgttttttttggtaaaacaAGCGTCATGTGATTTCATTCCATATTGACAATAAAAATTGCTAGATAAAATCAGtgatattttacaaaatgttttgtatgtataaatgtaccattataattaaaatggaattgatggaaattgtttatatttgcAATGTTTTTAACTGTTGTGCAATTTTATATTGAAATGGACTATAAATTTAAGTGACCATGAAAAATATGTGTagtaaagtttaataaaatttaaattttagatatatttcttgtttatttttgtgtttaacatgatatttagtttaattcatcTCTACTTCTTATGCAGTCATTACAACATTTGCCCACAGATATTCATATTATGGTGagagtaataaaaaaaatacaacaatatagagtatcatattttattttaagtagcTCATACATAAAGAAGCACATACAATCATTTATATAAGCtacttaatcaaaatttactcgtattgcaaataaaaaaaaaatgacttataaattatgttattaaaataacttcaATTTTCTAAAAGAGAGGGTGTACCAAACAAAACcactaaaataatttcaaaataaagctATTTCGTGCCAAATATAATCAAGTAATAATATACAGCCatttacacaaaaaataaaattaagaa
Protein-coding regions in this window:
- the LOC111427455 gene encoding NADPH--cytochrome P450 reductase isoform X2, encoding MLPVFWNHFLYSTMEVEADVITEQIPETSESLFSTLDIVLLLVLVAGGAWYLLKNRKKNEITSNGKSYSIQPSAMTLQSSTEDSFIKKLQTSGRSLVVFYGSQTGTGEEFAGRLAKEGMRYNLKGMVADPEECDMEELVNLKNIPNSLAVFCMATYGEGDPTDNAMEFYEWLQNGDADLSGLNYAVFGLGNKTYEHYNAVAIYMDKRLEELGATRVFELGLGDDDANIEDDFITWKDRFWPAVCEFFGIESTGEDVNVRQYRLQEFPVNIPDRVFTGEMARIHSLKNQRSPFDAKNPYLAEVVVNRELHKNTSDRSCMHIEFDIEGSKMRYDTGDHIGVYPVNNEELINKLGKLTDKDLDTIFSLINTDEESSKKHPFPCPCSYRTALTHYVDITMNPRTHVLKELSEYCSDPAEKEKLKLMASTTPEGKALYHQWIIDDNRNIVHILEDLPSCKPALDHLCELLPRLQPRYYSISSSPKLHPNTVHITAVLVEYETPTKRINKGVATTWLAKKKPNMDVNMTVPVFIRKSQFRLPPKQQMPIIMVGPGTGFAPFRGFIQERSFMKNFGNTIGETILYFGCRKREEDFIYEEELMEYERDGVIKLHCAFSRDQPKKVYVHHLMEQNADELYRIIVEENGHFYICGDARHMANDVRNVVIKVLMQKGNMSEQEAAAYLKKMETQKRLSADVWS
- the LOC111427455 gene encoding NADPH--cytochrome P450 reductase isoform X1 → MISTHKLLSYIFSWSLYSTMEVEADVITEQIPETSESLFSTLDIVLLLVLVAGGAWYLLKNRKKNEITSNGKSYSIQPSAMTLQSSTEDSFIKKLQTSGRSLVVFYGSQTGTGEEFAGRLAKEGMRYNLKGMVADPEECDMEELVNLKNIPNSLAVFCMATYGEGDPTDNAMEFYEWLQNGDADLSGLNYAVFGLGNKTYEHYNAVAIYMDKRLEELGATRVFELGLGDDDANIEDDFITWKDRFWPAVCEFFGIESTGEDVNVRQYRLQEFPVNIPDRVFTGEMARIHSLKNQRSPFDAKNPYLAEVVVNRELHKNTSDRSCMHIEFDIEGSKMRYDTGDHIGVYPVNNEELINKLGKLTDKDLDTIFSLINTDEESSKKHPFPCPCSYRTALTHYVDITMNPRTHVLKELSEYCSDPAEKEKLKLMASTTPEGKALYHQWIIDDNRNIVHILEDLPSCKPALDHLCELLPRLQPRYYSISSSPKLHPNTVHITAVLVEYETPTKRINKGVATTWLAKKKPNMDVNMTVPVFIRKSQFRLPPKQQMPIIMVGPGTGFAPFRGFIQERSFMKNFGNTIGETILYFGCRKREEDFIYEEELMEYERDGVIKLHCAFSRDQPKKVYVHHLMEQNADELYRIIVEENGHFYICGDARHMANDVRNVVIKVLMQKGNMSEQEAAAYLKKMETQKRLSADVWS